ATCGGTCCGATCAGTATATGAACATCGACTatgaaaagagaagaaaacaaaaaaaaaacctcggaaCCATCGAGGGGATTAACGGCACATTGTTTGTAAACTCGCGGACCGAAACAAGGAAGCTGCCCAAATGGTCGGCTTTTATTTAGACAATTGTGTGCACACGTAAGCAAAACAAGGCATAAGCGCTCTGGCCGGATCGGTGAAACAGCATTGTTTACAATCTTGACTAGGGTTGGGATAGTACGTGATGTGTCAGAGGtacaatttcacaaaaaaggcCCGGAAGTTCACCGTGAAGATGTCTATGTACATTTCATGACGTACTATCATTAACCAACGAATCCGAATCCCGAAATCCCTTATCATTAATGATCGTGATTGCTTTATCATTGCAGCATAGATTTGGGACCCTGCAGATAAATCTCGGCCAAAGTCACCAATCACAACCCCCGTATCACGCGAGACCTTCATTGAGTGCTGGTTTTTGACCACTTGCCGGAGCGACCCGCGACTCTGCACCTAAAAGGATTCCCAAAGTGCTTATCAGCATTGCTTGTTTGTGgcctcacaaaaaaaaaaaagaaaaaaatcaaccttCACGATGCTGCCATTAACGCATAAAGACTCACGTGGATTCGGCTATCGGATACGGGAAAAGTTCAGCAGTCTGAGCCGGCTTATATTGTCGGATCGTAATTCGcggaatttgtttttcttcctactGCTTAATTTAAGCTTTGCGTTTGTTGAACTTATGTACGGCATATGGACCAACAGTTTAGGTAAGTTTCGCTTCTCACGGTTAATGTGTTCCAAATTTAACGTCCATGTCCCTTTTCAAGGTTTGATCTCCGATTCGTTCCATATGTTCTTCGACTGTACTGGGCTGCTGGCCGGGTTGGCGGCGTCCGTTATTACCAAGTGGCGAGCAAATGAAAAGTATTCTTACGGCTACGTACGAGCTGAAGTGTTGGCAGGATTCGTCAACAGCCTCTTTCTGCTGTTTATCGCATTCTTCATCATGTCCGAAGCGGTAGAGCGTGCGATCGAGCCTCCGGAAGTGAAACACGAACGATTGTTTATCGTTTCCGTACTCGGGTTGTTGGTGAACCTGGTCGGTATCTATGCATTCCAGCACGGTGGACACGGCCATTcgcatggtggtggtggacacGGTCATTCGCATGGCGGTGGAGCAAGTCACGGACATTCCCACGGCGGTACAATGAATCATAACAGCCACGATACGCACCATCTGCTGTCGAACCATAACGATCACCATGGACATTCGCACGGTGCAggtgatcatcatcatggtCACAGTCATGGAGGTGGCGAGATTGTGTCCACCAACTCGCAGATTATGCGTGGCGTCTTCCTGCACATTCTGGCCGATACGCTCGGATCGGTTGGTGTGATTATATCGGCTGTGCTGATGCAGCTATTTGGATGGATGCGAGCCGATCCCATCTGCAGCA
This genomic window from Anopheles maculipalpis chromosome 2RL, idAnoMacuDA_375_x, whole genome shotgun sequence contains:
- the LOC126558326 gene encoding zinc transporter 7; protein product: MLPLTHKDSRGFGYRIREKFSSLSRLILSDRNSRNLFFFLLLNLSFAFVELMYGIWTNSLGLISDSFHMFFDCTGLLAGLAASVITKWRANEKYSYGYVRAEVLAGFVNSLFLLFIAFFIMSEAVERAIEPPEVKHERLFIVSVLGLLVNLVGIYAFQHGGHGHSHGGGGHGHSHGGGASHGHSHGGTMNHNSHDTHHLLSNHNDHHGHSHGAGDHHHGHSHGGGEIVSTNSQIMRGVFLHILADTLGSVGVIISAVLMQLFGWMRADPICSMFIALTIGVSTLSLIKESVMVLMQRQPVALDRLLPSCYQKVTGLAGVYSVQEPHFWTLCTDVYVGVIKLEVSKNVDPKYVVQHTRMIFEAIGVRQINIQLDYTAM